From the genome of Terriglobales bacterium:
GTGGGCGAAGGTGGTCGCCGGTGCGGGGTCGGTGAGGTCGTCGGCGGGCACGTAGATGGCCTGCACCGAGGTGACCGACCCTTTCTTGGTCGAAGTGATGCGCTCCTGCAACTCGCCCATCTCGGTCGCCAGGTTGGGCTGGTAGCCGACGGCGCTGGGCATGCGGCCCAGCAGCGCCGAGACCTCCGAGCCCGCCTGGGTGAAGCGGAAGATGTTGTCGATGAACAGCAGGGTGTCGGACCCTTCCTCGTCGCGGAAGTACTCGGCGACGGTCAGGCCGGTGAGGGCCACGCGGAGCCGGGCTCCGGGAGGTTCGGTCATCTGGCCGTAGATCAGCGCGGCCTTCGATTCTTCCGGCTTGCCGGGCACGATGACCTTTGATTCCGACATCTCCAGCCACAGGTCGTTGCCCTCGCGGGTGCGCTCGCCCACGCCCGCAAACACGGAGTAGCCGCCGTGCTGCTTGGCGACGTTGTTGATCAGCTCCATGATCACGACCGTTTTGCCCACGCCCGCTCCGCCGAACAAGCCGATCTTGCCGCCCTTCAGGAAGGGCTGGATAAGATCGACGACCTTCACTCCAGTCTCGAACATCTCCGCCCTGGTGGACTGCTCATCGAAGGCCGGCGCCAGGCGGTGGATGGGACGGGTCTCTTTGTGCGCTATCGGCCCCAGTTGGTCCACGGGTTCACCGATGACGTTCATGACGCGCCCCAGCGTGCCCTTGCCCACCGGCACGGAGATGGGGCCGCCCTGGTCGGTGGCTTTCATGCCGCGTACCATGCCGTCGGTCGGCTGCATGGCCACACAGCGCACCCGCCCCTCGCCCAGGTGCTGCTGCACCTCGAGGATGACGTCGATGGGTTGGGGAACGTTGAAGCCGTCACTGGTCACGCGCACCGCTTCGTAGATGGGCGGAAGCCCCGACTCGCTGAACTGCACGTCGACCGCGGGGCCTGCGACCTGGATCACTCTACCTGCATTCTTTGCCATAAATGCTCGTCTCTCGATGGCCATCAGCCCTCAGCCGTCAGCCATCAGAAGAATCAAACCCTTTATTCGTCAGATCTCTCAGCTCCTGCCTGATGGCTGAAGGCTGACCGCTACAACGCCGCCGCTCCACTCACGATCTCGATGATCTCTTTCGTGATCTTGGCCTGGCGGGCGCGGTTCATGGCCAGGGTCAGGCTGTCGATCATGTCGCTGGCGTTGTTGGTGGCCGAATCCATCGCCGTCATGCGGGCGGCGTGTTCCGCCGCTCCCGACTCGATCAGCGCGTGGAAGATCTGCACCGCGATGTACTTGGGGAGCAGGCTGCGGAAGAGCTCTTCCGCCGGCTGCTCATAGAGGTAATCCACGGGGGCGGCGGCGAACTCCCGGGCCCGACGCTGCATTTCCGTGGTGTCGGCCTCGGCCAGGCTGATGCCGGCGGCCGTCGCGGCTTCGGCCATGCGCTCGCGCTGCTCGGGCGTCATCTCCTCGGCGGCGCGGATGTCGCGCGTCCCGATCTCCTCGATGGGGAGCACTTCGTCCAGGACCACGCGCTGGGCGATGACCGATTTGAACTCGTTGTACAGGAAGTAGACTGCGTCCACTTCCCCGCGGGTGTAGCGCTCGATCAGCCGCTGGGCCAGTTCCTCGGCATCGCTGTACTCGAACT
Proteins encoded in this window:
- the atpD gene encoding F0F1 ATP synthase subunit beta → MAKNAGRVIQVAGPAVDVQFSESGLPPIYEAVRVTSDGFNVPQPIDVILEVQQHLGEGRVRCVAMQPTDGMVRGMKATDQGGPISVPVGKGTLGRVMNVIGEPVDQLGPIAHKETRPIHRLAPAFDEQSTRAEMFETGVKVVDLIQPFLKGGKIGLFGGAGVGKTVVIMELINNVAKQHGGYSVFAGVGERTREGNDLWLEMSESKVIVPGKPEESKAALIYGQMTEPPGARLRVALTGLTVAEYFRDEEGSDTLLFIDNIFRFTQAGSEVSALLGRMPSAVGYQPNLATEMGELQERITSTKKGSVTSVQAIYVPADDLTDPAPATTFAH
- the atpG gene encoding ATP synthase F1 subunit gamma, with protein sequence MANLLDIRRRIRSVTSTRQITKAMKMISAARLRRAQERALAARPYSHMLTNVLKSLVSRAQVIDPDTGEPRHPLLARRPEKTALLALITGDRGLAGAFNTNILKAATRFLESKQDIRVEIVCVGRKGRDFLRRRFPYTADRPDARVSISGELVGQAGKFEYSDAEELAQRLIERYTRGEVDAVYFLYNEFKSVIAQRVVLDEVLPIEEIGTRDIRAAEEMTPEQRERMAEAATAAGISLAEADTTEMQRRAREFAAAPVDYLYEQPAEELFRSLLPKYIAVQIFHALIESGAAEHAARMTAMDSATNNASDMIDSLTLAMNRARQAKITKEIIEIVSGAAAL